A region from the Mucilaginibacter sp. CSA2-8R genome encodes:
- the dnaB gene encoding replicative DNA helicase — protein MIFENSNRTNTDKRAKSYTSPNLISGKLPPQARDLEEAVLGALMLEKDALSSVIDVLKPEVFYVESHQKIFNAIRTLFEKTSPVDILTVTAQLRMQGELEMIGGAFYITELTNRVASAANIEYHARIIIQKYIQRELIRISTDIINIAYEDTTDILELLDRAEKNLFDIAQNNLRRDSRKMDDLMQETLKEIEELKNKTDGLTGVGTGFTDLDRITSGWQRSDLVIIAARPAMGKTAFVLSCARNAAVDFNKPVVVFSLEMSSVQLVNRLISGEAEIEQEKIRKGKMEEWEWQQIHSKIGRLEAAPLIIDDTPGLNIFEFRAKCRRLKSQHDIQLIIIDYLQLMSGKTDGKGGGNREQEIGSISRALKMVAKELQVPVIALSQLSRAVESRPGGSKRPMLSDLRESGSIEQDADMVLFLYRPEYYGLEFDEDNNPTKGVGEIIIAKHRNGETGTVRLKFVGKYVKFTDLETSMDSYMPPASGSAFAGLNPSQGFDSNPGNIIIRPSRMDDIDDEPPF, from the coding sequence ATGATTTTCGAGAACAGCAACCGTACCAATACCGACAAGCGTGCCAAAAGTTATACTTCGCCAAACCTTATATCCGGCAAGTTACCTCCGCAGGCGCGTGATTTGGAGGAGGCTGTATTAGGTGCATTGATGCTCGAAAAGGATGCATTGTCATCAGTAATTGACGTACTTAAACCAGAAGTTTTTTATGTTGAAAGTCACCAGAAGATTTTTAACGCCATCCGTACACTGTTCGAAAAAACATCACCGGTTGATATTTTAACAGTAACGGCACAACTGCGTATGCAGGGCGAACTGGAAATGATAGGCGGTGCTTTTTACATCACTGAATTAACCAACCGGGTAGCCTCCGCAGCTAACATTGAGTACCACGCGCGTATTATCATCCAAAAATACATTCAGCGCGAATTAATCCGTATCTCGACAGATATTATCAATATAGCGTATGAGGACACTACCGACATCCTGGAACTGTTAGACCGCGCCGAAAAAAACCTGTTTGATATCGCCCAAAATAACCTTCGGCGCGACTCGCGAAAGATGGATGACCTGATGCAGGAAACCCTGAAGGAAATTGAGGAACTTAAAAACAAGACTGACGGACTAACAGGTGTTGGTACCGGTTTTACCGATCTGGACCGCATTACATCAGGCTGGCAGCGTTCAGATTTGGTGATTATTGCAGCACGCCCTGCAATGGGTAAAACTGCTTTCGTTTTGAGTTGTGCCCGTAACGCCGCTGTTGATTTTAACAAACCCGTGGTTGTGTTTTCGTTAGAGATGTCTTCGGTACAGTTAGTTAACCGTTTAATATCCGGCGAAGCCGAAATTGAGCAGGAAAAGATTCGTAAGGGAAAAATGGAAGAATGGGAATGGCAGCAAATCCACTCCAAAATCGGCCGCCTAGAAGCAGCCCCGTTGATCATAGATGATACTCCCGGTCTTAATATTTTTGAATTCAGGGCTAAATGCCGCCGTTTAAAATCACAGCACGATATCCAGTTGATTATCATCGACTACCTACAGTTGATGAGCGGTAAAACGGATGGCAAAGGCGGCGGTAACCGCGAGCAAGAAATTGGTAGTATATCCCGCGCCCTCAAAATGGTGGCTAAAGAGCTTCAGGTACCTGTGATTGCGTTATCGCAGTTAAGCCGTGCGGTAGAGAGTCGCCCGGGTGGTTCTAAACGCCCAATGCTGTCCGACTTACGTGAGTCAGGCTCTATTGAGCAAGATGCCGACATGGTATTGTTCCTATATCGCCCTGAGTATTACGGATTAGAATTTGACGAAGATAACAACCCAACCAAAGGTGTAGGCGAGATTATTATAGCCAAGCACCGTAACGGCGAAACCGGTACCGTACGATTGAAGTTTGTGGGCAAATACGTTAAGTTTACCGACTTGGAAACCAGTATGGATAGCTACATGCCACCAGCATCAGGCAGTGCTTTTGCCGGCCTCAACCCATCCCAGGGTTTCGACAGTAACCCAGGCAATATCATCATCCGCCCGTCGCGTATGGACGACATCGATGACGAGCCACCATTCTAA